The DNA sequence GCCCGCGGCGGCACGCGGCTGCTGTTCAGCGTCGGATAGATCTGGGTCGCGGCGCGGTGATTGATGACGAGCCCGTTGAGATCGCGCTGACGCACCGGCCCGCAGACGACATAACGGAAGCCGAAGCCGTAGCGCACCGCGAGGTCGATGTCCTGCAGCGAGCAGATGCCCTTGTCCACGAGGCTGAAGCACTCGCGCATCATCGCGTGCTGCGCACGGTTGACGATCATGCCCGGGACGTCGCGATTGAGGTTCACGACGATCTTGCCCAGGCTGCGCATCCATTGGTTGATTCGGCGGATGGTTGCGGGCGAGGTTCGAGCGCCGCGCACGACCTCGATCAGCGGCGAGATATTAGCCGGCGTCGCCCAATGCACGATCGCGACCCGGTCCTTGTGCTTCACCTTGCGCATCACGTCGGCGAGGCGCAGGCTCGAGGTGTTCGTGGTCAGGATCGCCGTGCGCGGTGCGAGCGCCTCGATACGCGCGAACAGGTTCTGTTTGAGCGCCAACTGCTCGGGAACGGCCTCGATCACCAGCGCGATCTGCGGCCACGGGATCGCGCCGAGCTCCTCGTGGACATGAAAGCGCGTGGCCGTCGACTTTGCCGCGCGCAGCGGCGCGAGCGCGCTGCGAAAGCGCGCGGACAGCGACGCACGCATGCGCGCCTCCGGCTCCTGGCAGTGCACCGCCCAGCCGGCGGCGGCGAGCACCGCGGCAATATCGCAACCCATCTTGCCGCCACCGACGACGGCTGCAACCGCAGTTTCACGCGCCATATTTCCTCTCCAAGGTTCGGACCCCCGCCGCGATTTCACGCGCCATATGCTCGCTGCAAGGATAGGGCTCCCGCTGCGATTCCGCGAGCATAACCAACGACGTCTGACCGTTCGCGCGTACGCGCAAGCTCGGCGGTTCTCCCGCGGTCTTCGCAGGAATGCTCACGCCGCCGCTCCGCGAGCGTTGCGTACCTCGTCCAGCTATGCAATATTCGTCGCCTATCGATGACACGGCGCATGGCGTCGGGGAAGGCGATGAACGACTTGCTCGAAATATGCATACGCCTGGGCAGCGCATTGGCGGTGGGCGCGTTGATCGGTCTGGAGCGCAGCTATCGCGGTCGCCCGGCGGGCTTTCGCACCCACGCGCTGGTGTGCCTCGCCTCCAGCTTGCTTATGCTCGTGACGGTATACGAAAGCCAGTGGTTCATACCCAGCGGCAGCGCGCGCGTGACGGTGGACCCGACCCGCATGGCGCAGGGCATCATGACGGGCATCGGTTTCCTCGGCGCCGGCGTCATCATGAAGGACGGGATGTCGGTGCGAGGCTTGACCACCGCGGCCTCGATCTGGATCACCGCGGCCATCGGCATTCTGGTCGGCATCGGCTTCTACCTGCCCGCCGCGATTGCTTCCGTGCTCGTCCTGGGTACGCTCTCCACCTTTCGCTGGATCGAACGCCGGATGCCGACCGAGCAGTACGCCATCTTCAGCGTGCGCTTCGAGCACGGACACGCCATGAACGAGGATGAGTTGCGCTCGCTCATTACAGGGCACGGATTCAGCATCGCCAACATTACCTACCGCCTGCGCGAGGAGGGCGACCAGTTCGAGTACCGCATGGTCGTGCGCACGCTCGACACGGGCAACCTGCGCGAGCTGTCGACCGCGCTGAGCGCACTGGAAGCAGTCAAGGCGTTCCAGATCACACCGACCGGCGATTGAACATCCCGCCGTCATCGCCATGAGCGCGCCGAACGCGCCGTTGTTGGCCGCGCCGTTCTGCTTC is a window from the Betaproteobacteria bacterium genome containing:
- a CDS encoding 3-hydroxyacyl-CoA dehydrogenase: MARETAVAAVVGGGKMGCDIAAVLAAAGWAVHCQEPEARMRASLSARFRSALAPLRAAKSTATRFHVHEELGAIPWPQIALVIEAVPEQLALKQNLFARIEALAPRTAILTTNTSSLRLADVMRKVKHKDRVAIVHWATPANISPLIEVVRGARTSPATIRRINQWMRSLGKIVVNLNRDVPGMIVNRAQHAMMRECFSLVDKGICSLQDIDLAVRYGFGFRYVVCGPVRQRDLNGLVINHRAATQIYPTLNSSRVPPRAIASRVKAGHVGVTVGRGFYRWDKRTLGPWLQRYEKTLEALLRLMRETIDGEKVQNRNRRTSPRRASRVSR
- a CDS encoding MgtC/SapB family protein, which encodes MNDLLEICIRLGSALAVGALIGLERSYRGRPAGFRTHALVCLASSLLMLVTVYESQWFIPSGSARVTVDPTRMAQGIMTGIGFLGAGVIMKDGMSVRGLTTAASIWITAAIGILVGIGFYLPAAIASVLVLGTLSTFRWIERRMPTEQYAIFSVRFEHGHAMNEDELRSLITGHGFSIANITYRLREEGDQFEYRMVVRTLDTGNLRELSTALSALEAVKAFQITPTGD